The following proteins are co-located in the Malus sylvestris chromosome 13, drMalSylv7.2, whole genome shotgun sequence genome:
- the LOC126597055 gene encoding exopolygalacturonase-like: MARKLNILAAFLFLLSASKTQAELGVFDVTSATYGAKPGSDITHALAKAWIDACASPAPSKVVVPSGTYMLTEASFKGPCKAPIEIQVKGKLTAPTDGGKLTRPDTWVGFDHVNKLTVSGGGTFDGQGALAWKKNDCNKNKDCKSIAINMRFNFVTNSTIQDITSLDSKNFHVNVLGCHNVTFQRVNVTAPGESINTDGIHIGRSTGINITDAHIGTGDDCVSIGDGNKEITVTRVTCGPGHGISVGSLGRYLNEEPVVGIRVKNCTLTNTSNGVRIKTWPASPSDGIASDMHFEDIIMVNVSNPVLIDQQYCPWNQCKQNVPSKVKISNVSFKNIKGSSATPLAVQIVCSGGIPCENVELADIDLTYNGNKGPLTSQCSNVKPTITRVPNALACATSS; the protein is encoded by the coding sequence ATGGCTCGGAAATTGAATATCCTGGCAGCGTTCTTGTTCTTATTGTCAGCATCTAAAACTCAAGCTGAGCTAGGTGTGTTTGATGTCACGAGTGCGACATATGGTGCAAAGCCCGGCTCTGATATCACGCACGCTTTAGCAAAGGCTTGGATTGATGCGTGTGCATCACCGGCACCGAGTAAGGTTGTTGTTCCGAGTGGGACGTACATGTTAACAGAAGCAAGTTTCAAAGGTCCTTGCAAGGCTCCTATTGAGATTCAAGTAAAAGGGAAATTAACAGCTCCAACAGACGGCGGCAAACTTACCAGACCGGATACTTGGGTTGGTTTTGACCACGTCAACAAGCTTACCGTATCAGGTGGTGGAACTTTTGACGGCCAAGGAGCACTTGCTTGGAAGAAAAATGACTGcaacaaaaacaaagattgcAAATCTATTGCCATCAATATGAGGTTCAACTTCGTTACCAATTCCACAATTCAGGACATAACTTCCCTCGACAGCAAGAATTTCCACGTCAACGTTTTGGGGTGCCACAATGTCACATTCCAACGTGTCAATGTCACGGCACCGGGGGAGAGCATAAATACAGATGGAATCCATATCGGGCGTTCAACTGGAATCAACATTACTGATGCACACATTGGAACTGGGGATGACTGTGTTTCCATTGGCGATGGAAACAAAGAAATCACCGTAACTAGGGTTACTTGTGGACCAGGCCATGGCATAAGCGTTGGAAGTCTTGGAAGGTATCTGAATGAAGAACCTGTGGTTGGAATCAGAGTTAAGAACTGCACCTTGACTAATACATCCAACGGTGTGAGAATCAAGACATGGCCTGCTTCTCCTTCGGATGGTATTGCATCAGATATGCATTTTGAAGATATTATCATGGTCAATGTCAGCAATCCTGTCCTCATAGACCAACAGTACTGCCCGTGGAACCAGTGTAAACAGAACGTTCCATCAAAAGTTAAGATCAGCAATGTCAGCTTTAAAAACATTAAGGGCTCATCTGCAACTCCCCTTGCAGTCCAGATTGTATGCAGCGGTGGCATACCGTGTGAGAATGTGGAATTGGCTGATATTGATCTCACCTACAACGGAAATAAAGGCCCTCTTACCTCTCAATGTTCTAACGTGAAGCCCACCATTACTCGCGTGCCAAATGCTCTTGCGTGTGCTACCTCTTCTTGA
- the LOC126597056 gene encoding exopolygalacturonase-like, which produces MARKLNILAAFLFLLSASKTQAELGVFDVTSATYGAKPGSDITHALAKAWIDACASPAPSKVVVPSGTYMLTEASFKGPCKAPIEIQVKGKLTAPTDGGKLTRPDTWVGFDHVNKLTVSGGGTFDGQGALAWKKNDCNKNKDCKSIAINMRFNFVTNSTIQDITSLDSKNFHVNVLGCHNVTFQRVNVTAPRESINTDGIHIGRSTGINITDAHIGTGDDCVSIGDGNKEITVTRVTCGPGHGISVGSLGRYPNEEPVVGIRVKNCTLTNTSNGVRIKTWPASPSDGIASDMHFEDIIMVNVSNPVLIDQQYCPWNQCKQNVPSKVKISNVSFKNIKGSSATPLAVQIVCSGGIPCENVELADIDLTYNGNKGPLTSQCSNVKPTITRVPNALACATSS; this is translated from the coding sequence ATGGCTCGGAAATTGAATATCCTGGCAGCGTTCTTGTTCTTATTGTCAGCATCTAAAACTCAAGCTGAGCTAGGTGTGTTTGATGTCACGAGTGCGACATATGGTGCAAAGCCCGGCTCTGATATCACGCACGCTTTAGCAAAGGCTTGGATTGATGCGTGTGCATCACCGGCACCGAGTAAGGTTGTTGTTCCGAGTGGGACGTACATGTTAACAGAAGCAAGTTTCAAAGGTCCTTGCAAGGCTCCTATTGAGATTCAAGTAAAAGGGAAATTAACAGCTCCAACAGACGGCGGCAAACTTACCAGACCGGATACTTGGGTTGGTTTTGACCACGTCAACAAGCTTACCGTATCAGGTGGTGGAACTTTTGACGGCCAAGGAGCACTTGCTTGGAAGAAAAATGACTGcaacaaaaacaaagattgcAAATCTATTGCCATCAATATGAGGTTCAACTTCGTTACCAATTCCACAATTCAGGACATAACTTCCCTCGACAGCAAGAATTTCCACGTCAACGTTTTGGGGTGCCACAATGTCACATTCCAACGTGTCAATGTCACGGCACCGAGGGAGAGCATAAATACAGATGGAATCCATATCGGGCGTTCAACTGGAATCAACATTACTGATGCACACATTGGAACTGGGGATGACTGTGTTTCCATTGGCGATGGAAACAAAGAAATCACCGTAACTAGGGTTACTTGTGGACCAGGCCATGGCATAAGCGTTGGAAGTCTTGGAAGGTATCCGAATGAAGAACCTGTGGTTGGAATCAGAGTTAAGAACTGCACCTTGACTAATACATCCAACGGTGTGAGAATCAAGACATGGCCTGCTTCTCCTTCGGATGGTATTGCATCAGATATGCATTTTGAAGATATTATCATGGTCAATGTCAGCAATCCTGTCCTCATAGACCAACAGTACTGCCCGTGGAACCAGTGTAAACAGAACGTTCCATCAAAAGTTAAGATCAGCAATGTCAGCTTTAAAAACATTAAGGGCTCATCTGCAACTCCCCTTGCAGTCCAGATTGTATGCAGCGGTGGCATACCGTGTGAGAATGTGGAATTGGCTGACATCGATCTCACCTACAACGGAAATAAAGGCCCTCTTACCTCTCAATGTTCTAACGTGAAGCCCACCATTACTCGCGTGCCAAATGCTCTTGCGTGTGCTACCTCTTCTTGA